aatcacaattactgaagcTAAAAATAACCTATTAAAAGTtacccttcctcttgtgttagctttctgttagcatctctaatgataactggtcctaaatcagctgtaaaatacactataaacaaatatgtatcatctaatttatttcctatctattggttaccttgttcggcttcctaatcaatgaaaatatagggtttgatattttttaaatggtaaaatgtgggaacgCTTGatatataacacattttaatatgtgtagaactgtacatagaactgtaacatggttcctcagttttgcattgaattataattgacaatttccataaaattgttatggcaattacaatcacgtcaattatctgaactcaactaCAATTTTATTATGAGCAGTACCGCaacagatattttaaattacagttacaattataatggaCCCTAACCCTGACTGTAGTAAAACCTCTACCTGGGTTCTGCTGGTCAGAAACTACCAGTCCCTGGGTACCGGGCCAGTGGATGAGGTAAAGGTCGATGTAACCCAAGTCCAGCTGAGACAGACTGTGCAGGGCACCAGCCATGGCCCCCTCACCCTGGTCCTTTGGGCCTAGCTTACtgaaaacaaaaggacaacaacagATGAAACAGCTAACAGGCCAACCCACATtaaactaggggtgggaacctctgggtacctcacgatacgatacaaaacTCACGGTAActattatctcacgatatgacgatactgcgattatcaatatattggtcagaaatcaatctacgataatctatgacataagaaaaaaaaagattaagtgaaaaaatacaatttttattttatatctctgaaagacaatacattgaacaagtgtcctatgaacagtgactttattttagtgcaacgtttctgtaaataagtgtcaacataccaatgtaaagaAATaactatctccaatagtgctttctgtaaacaaaaaatagggtctttcttaccagtgacaccattatagtggaatattccagtaaacaatatattggttccttcaacaaacagtgacaaaatgtctgtgaagacctaccagCACATTTTAGTGGAAAagaagaaaaggttttgaaaaaaaaaaacataaaaaaaaaaaaaaataaataaaaaaaaattgataacgCGAACATATCGATAACcgattgtgcaaaaaaaatatatatatatcgcgaTATAGCGCCGCATCGAGATATCGTTACACTCCCACATTAAACAAGTGTTTATAACTGGTGTTCTTCCTGACCTGGTGATGAAAACATCCTCTCTAGTTAAGCCATATTTTGGTAGAAGCTCCTTCAACGCTCGACCCAAGTCGTTCTCATTCCGATAGACGGCAGCGCTGTCAAAAGCTCTGTAACCAGCAGCCAGGGAGGCATCCACAGCATCAGACACCGCATCAGAACCTGTGAGCTTGTAGGTGCCCAAACCCAGGAGGGGCATCTGAACCCCTGTATTGAGGACTACAGAGGGGATGGTGGAGGAGGACATGGGGTCTGCCATGGAGGTGCTGGAGAAGTAGAGTATTGGATGAGCCTTTTAACCAACTCAGTGGTTAAATTAGACTATTGACACGGAAAAGCTAGATCCAAACACATCTGTTAACATTTTATAACAGATCAAATCTCATTGGATTTCTGGACAGCTATAGCATTGTGTGATTACTTCTAATCTCATTTCTGTAGCACATGACAATTCTTTagtaataaataacacatttactaaataatgataataaaaaatttaGTACGCCTCCATTTCAAATGGGGCTgcgcgatatggaccaaaactcaatattcttttctcaaaatggcaatataaatacaatataaatcacgatatttttaattctaggttaaaaaaaaggacaaaaaaaggacaaaaaaaaaaaaacaatgatgtgattttgctctgaatgtcaaatgaatttctgtgaatgcaaccatgtcggaaatgaactgaataaataaataaataaaataaataaatataatgatgcaaaatgccacacaggctaattcattaacaaacagctgcacaatatttgccacttttggctttttcctcctataagggacagcacgtgtgagtgagttctatagtgtggcttgttaagaaatccatctaactgcacttttcatgctgttctgagaagtagcgaaagcagcgactccttaaacaagtattttaatacaaaatgaactataaaatttaaatatatcgatataggcaatattttatttttctatattgccaTAATAGAAAATGTTATATagcttgaatctcgatatattgcacAGCCCTAatttcaaatatatttaatactAACAAATAATAGATCGTTGTCACGTGAGTCACATGACAGGTTAATTTCACACAGTCTCACGCTAAAAAGTTGGTCCACCACTGTATAGCTGGAGGCAGCTTGAAATTCAATTAGAATTATactactaaaaaataaaaaaatcaactaaATACGTAATTATGACTAATATAAAATAACCCAACAACACATCATGGGGTGCTCGGTAACATGGACACTACAAAGAGAGGAAACTCTAGAATGGGAGGACATTATgaagtaaataataatacatttaaaaaaaattagataaatTTGTTTGAATTTCAATTCTAAGTTCTGTAATTCAAATTTTATACTAATTCTGCGTCCTGTTATTAAAGCCAAAATTGTGGTCGTGTTTGTTCGTTAGTTTTTAAAGTGTGCCGCACTGCTTTACCATTAACAGTGTGATAGCCATGTGGTAAACACTTCACAaatgtaaacacatgtaaacgtGTTGGACGTAAGTGTGGAGATAAAGCTGACTTAACACGTGATGTAGTATTAAATAACTTCCAAgctaagcaaaacaaaaacgaGCAAAATGTGTAGCACTGAAATGCCAGTAATGGCGTTTTCACACAGTAATGGTAAATATCTGCTGTCCCACCTTAAGGCTCTGCTAAGCTGGATTCCTTCACGGCAGCGCTGCTCTAATTTAGTCACGcaataaataagaaaagtaACAGTAAATGCTGAAAGTTTTGCAGCAACTATCTACTCTACTCCTGCACGCGTGGTCAGCTGACAGTCACGTGATCCGGGGAGGCGGTTTTTGTTCGTCGCCGTGGTGACTCATTTTATAAGcccgctgattggacaaaagcCTGGCGAATCGAAGTAGAGTAAAAGGACGGAAGGCGGGAGTTCTTCATCCCTGGCAGCGAATCAGAAACCAGTTCAAGTGTTTGATTGACAATCACTTTTTTTAACAGCGTCAACAGGTTGACACAGAGGTATCAGCAGAGAGGACGTTGACTTTAGGCATTACGGTAAATAATAAACTAACTCATAAAGTCTtcacaagaaaaataaaacctacATTTAAACTTGCCAAGGCTTAGTAAAACATATTAGCGCTATTTTCCTCTGTTTGAACGTATTAATGACAGCTCACTGGGTACAGGGGTCCTAATTGTCAGGGGGGGTTTCTGCATCGCCTgttgtaatatgtttttttatttattattattattattttgaatgtaaAACGAATTGAAGCACGACAAAAATGCTTATATTTAAAGCCAAAGGGAGATGGGGTGAACTAAATGGGTGTCTAGATACTCTCATATAAACATGAAATGAAATTGATGCCATACaagatgtgtcaaactcaaggtccggtggccaaatccggccctttggagcatcaaattcggccctttaggaataaagtcgaaatgacagaaaacatgactcattgtgtaCGAATACCAAGTAATTCAGCTGTAAATAGATCAGCCcttacaaatacataaattcaatatTTGCAGGGTGCATAGTTTCCCCATGCTTTCATCACGTGATGGCAGTcgtttttaatcacaaattgttgaaaagtaaatctttatcttttccaaaatcttataataataaattaagtaatacattttatttgtagtgCACAAGGAAATGTAAAGATTGAATATTGTCTGTGTAACTTCCTTTActtaacatatatttatagGGTAGAATAATGTTGAGATTGCTCATTTTCCTGTTTAACATTTGtggtccacttgagatcaaactggtccctatttggcccttgaactaaaatgtttgacacccctgccttacaGTAGCCCAAAAAACACTATTATTTGCTTATGTTTGGATTAAGTTTTCCATCTAGTTTCTAATTTTCATTGTTGATTTTTCATCATTATAATGTGTTGGTCACTATCCTGTATTACCTGTGGTTGTTGTGGGCCACTAGGTGGCAAAAGCAGCATGTCATATGAATAGGGTTTTGTGTTTtcctgtgaggacaacacaacaccaaataaaaaaagctcTGTTGGTCAGATGATATCAATaatacttgatttatttatttttaaataccaCTTTTAGGTCAGCCATGACACTGCAGGGCTTCTCCTTCCCGTTGCCTGAAACCAGACTTTTCCATGCTGGTGGTTTCATCTATAAAGTCAAGATAAGAGGAGGTCCCAGCTACAGGCAAGACACACGCCACATTCACATCTAAGAAGAACACAATGTAAAGTCACAGGGTGATCTCTTTCAAAACAAAGGTTCACAACAACAATCACAAGCTGTATATGAGACTACATGACCAAGTCACTCCTTCATAATCCTATTGTGCATTCTTATACACTGTGTTGACAGAATCCTCACCATTATTTTCATCCCTGCACTTAATCAacagattattgttttttttggatcatCTTGACAGCATTTGACATTTGTTTAGTTGGAATTAGGAATCAGCAAAGTGCGTTTTCAAATGTCCGTCCATTGCAAGACCCTATGTTCTGGTcatgtgactgctgctgctgctgcttactTTGTTTCACAGGGGGGTTGAAGTGAAGAGAGAGGATGGATTCAATCAAGAGATGGAGGTATCTGCTCTCATCTTACAGTTTCCCGTTTGGAGACATGTGTCATCATGTTATtctttagaggaaaaaaaaaaaaaaaagtgtaatttttATCTCGCCATTCATCTTGGAGTCTGCTTCCCTCTTCAGGAAATTATCCGAAGTGTTATGGGAAACTTAGATAATCTCCAGCCATTTTCCTCCACCCACTACAATGTGTTTCCATGTATCCTTTCTATCAGCGTGTCATCTGTTACGCAAATGTATGCAAGTAATTGTGAGAGATCCTCACAGCAATCTCACAATAGTGCATGGTTAATTGTTAACCAGCTACAACAACACATTAGAATATAAAGCCTCTTCTTACAATCCTGTGTTTTTCAGAGCAAAGACATCTAAGACACGCAGAACTGCTGCTATTGAGGATTTCATATGTTTGGCAAAATGAAAGCTTGTACTTAATGTAGCCAAACTACCCTTGTCACAATGATGATAGGAGAGAGAATAAAGCTCTTATATTGCAGACAAATCTAACACAACACGTATGGATTTAATTATTAGTTGCTCTATGTCTGATGCCATTCATGCACACCTACAGTAGCGCCAATCATTCTTCACTGCATACCATCTGCAGTCACCTGTGTGTTCTTGACTGGATCTACCAGATAAGAAGCCGTGGAAGGTCGTGCAAACacaaagcaataaaaatgtCGATATTTACCCGTTCGTTCTCATTCTGTACCTGGACAAAAGCAACCAGATAGGTGAGAGATGCTGCGTCAGCTTGTTATTCTTCCAACTATGTGACACCAAGCACTATTTTCATGTctttgaataaaagaaaatacatgcaTGGGAGAAAAGGTTTGAAGCTGTAAAGCAAAATGTCTCCTCCTCTTATCTTTagtagagcaggggttctcaaccttggggtcgcgagacactgggaggggttcgccatgccttcaagaaactcaTTTCTGAACTATTTGAGCAAATTCTTGCttatatttttacccttttcctgCAACTCTAcaaaacttaccatattttaacctatgttcatcactttttctaacCACATTTTTTGCTCCattcaatgcatttttgctacattactcccattcctgccacttctctatcaaatttcaataccttttctgcacatttttcccactttagagacattttcggcacttataaaacattcccaccacttttcccacctaatgtcacatattttgacccattttttgtcacttttatcctgttttcaccatatttcatgcttatttttggccaatttaaccacattcacaaactgttatgcccattatttatttgccagtttaaactaattgttcctacattttaaattacattatcccaaatcccccccccccccccccccaatttcTCCTACTTTTAagcaaatattgacactttgaaccatctttaccaccttttctgtacatttttggccacaaccaatttctgtggttttaaaatcccatttcactatcttttccaccatttttggtcacttttaacccattttatttctgattaaaacaatgattcacATCTTTAAGTTGACTCTTTACTATgactcaaataataataaacttcctggataacagtggatattattcagataaataaatgtagttattacagattcatagaacaatggaccatcattttgccgactttatggatggaccccaaaaatctctcccctttattcccccttatagatgaccctgtctccacatgactattcttcaatgttcatgtctgtgttcaaccaccttcagatacagtggtggtccccggtctctggcacctttattttgggggtcgcgggctaaaaaggttgagaaccactgtagtaGAGAATGCTAACAGCCTCATACAacattgtttatatatatatatatatataatcatgtttttatttctggGGACTTTTTGTTTTAGGGAAACCAAAGGAGTTGGTGAGTACTTTATATATTCCTCACATAAAAAGTAAcaatttaaagacaaaaacagtcTTGCATCATCTTGATATtatatgatgattaatatacTAGTATAAATGTGTATTACAGTGTAATTCCAAAGCCTCAGTAATGGCTgcagtgtgtgtttctgcagaAGAACAAGCTAAAGCTGCAGGTACCTTCCACCTCTCAGTCAAAGCGCCGCAAGAGCGACTCGCCACTAGAGGAGGCTGCGCTCAAGGACTTGCTCAAGGACATGGAAGCTGAGGGCAGAGTCTTTGTCACTAAGTGAGTTTtcaccctgctgctgaagcacacctaGAGCTTTCTGATCATgaataaatttcattttttgatttagttttgccAGATTTTGTGACGATAGTTGTCaaacaaaaacgtttttttcaaaatagtaTGGAAGTGAATTTCTAATGAAAGTTATCATGTCAACAGTCCAATGAAAACTCAGCACAAAGAGGCTCATTTGGGAGAAGATCTGCCACATCAGGTATTTCTATGACTTGGATTTTCCATCCGCTCCTTGGTTTCCTTTctaacacaatgacacacacatcTCCAGCATTTCTGTCTCCAATGCAGCCTGAGGCTAACATTAGTACAGACAGGTAGGATAACAAGATAATACAGGGTTAATGAGAGCATTCCATCAGTCTGAGAGAGTAGCAGACAACATGTAACTGTTAGTGTGCTGTGGTTTGATTGGCAGCATAGTCCCAAAATTGCCCTCCACTCCAATTCTCTCAACATGCACCACTTTTTAATCTCGTCGTCTCTACCTTTACGCTTGTCCACTCACACTTTTTCCACCTCCCTAAATCATTTTCCCACTCAGCATTTTGTTTCAGGTGGAAAAAGTTATTTCAACTCATTATGTCACTAcaccaaatagttttttttttttttgttttttttgtttcacatgaTTCTGAGCTTAGGATGAGCTTGAGGAACCTGTTAGTTCTGCACTCcagtttgctttttaaattgTGTCATTTCATTCTAGTTAATTCTAATATTCAGTTTCTATGATAAAATccatcatttttttcctttgttttttcaattgATGGCAAACTATCGACagcacatcttcagactgtcctacacaaacCGTCAACAcggatt
This window of the Gouania willdenowi chromosome 18, fGouWil2.1, whole genome shotgun sequence genome carries:
- the majin gene encoding membrane-anchored junction protein isoform X1, whose amino-acid sequence is MTLQGFSFPLPETRLFHAGGFIYKVKIRGGPSYRGVEVKREDGFNQEMEEIIRSVMGNLDNLQPFSSTHYNVFPYKKPWKVVQTQSNKNVDIYPFVLILYLDKSNQIGKPKELKNKLKLQVPSTSQSKRRKSDSPLEEAALKDLLKDMEAEGRVFVTNPMKTQHKEAHLGEDLPHQNEEEEEEEEEEEEEEENGKTHKTPVRAGVLQRLASNIFPFSLFFRD
- the majin gene encoding membrane-anchored junction protein isoform X3; the protein is MTLQGFSFPLPETRLFHAGGFIYKVKIRGGPSYRGVEVKREDGFNQEMEEIIRSVMGNLDNLQPFSSTHYNVFPYKKPWKVVQTQSNKNVDIYPFVLILYLDKSNQIGKPKELKNKLKLQVPSTSQSKRRKSDSPLEEAALKDLLKDMEAEGRVFVTNPMKTQHKEAHLGEDLPHQQHLPFLLVLQRLKKYNTASLD
- the majin gene encoding membrane-anchored junction protein isoform X2, which codes for MTLQGFSFPLPETRLFHAGGFIYKVKIRGGPSYRGVEVKREDGFNQEMEEIIRSVMGNLDNLQPFSSTHYNVFPYKKPWKVVQTQSNKNVDIYPFVLILYLDKSNQIGKPKELKNKLKLQVPSTSQSKRRKSDSPLEEAALKDLLKDMEAEGRVFVTNPMKTQHKEAHLGEDLPHQNEEEEEEEEEEEEEEENGKTHKTPVRAGVLQRLARD